A stretch of the Aminipila terrae genome encodes the following:
- a CDS encoding P-loop NTPase family protein → MVKLGYSVAVTGAMKSGKTSFLATLQSYEDESLEGVMLETDPEISLHKLIPKAPIVQVLAKDEKLKTITKHLLRSDADYLIMAEARDGTALDTVLRIASKGTRRLKLTFHERNPMNFPYDVAAEIILSMGGDMELIARRAAESFDYIFHFVQLKDKGQKRLKGIYEMFVDKETGKIMITQICAYDYKADDWRWRYKISRDKALAGMKKIRKVFCFFPGG, encoded by the coding sequence ATGGTTAAGCTAGGATATTCAGTAGCAGTTACTGGTGCCATGAAAAGCGGTAAAACTTCTTTTCTGGCAACTTTGCAGAGCTATGAAGACGAAAGCCTGGAAGGCGTGATGCTTGAAACGGATCCGGAGATTAGCCTGCATAAATTAATTCCCAAGGCTCCAATTGTCCAGGTATTAGCAAAAGATGAAAAGCTTAAAACCATTACAAAACATTTACTCAGAAGCGATGCAGATTATCTGATTATGGCAGAGGCCAGAGATGGAACTGCACTGGATACGGTCCTCAGGATAGCAAGTAAAGGCACCAGAAGGCTGAAACTTACTTTTCATGAGAGAAACCCCATGAATTTCCCTTATGATGTGGCGGCAGAAATCATTTTAAGTATGGGAGGTGATATGGAGCTTATTGCAAGGAGAGCAGCTGAAAGTTTTGATTATATCTTTCACTTTGTTCAATTAAAAGATAAAGGACAAAAGCGTCTGAAAGGTATCTATGAGATGTTTGTGGATAAGGAAACCGGTAAAATTATGATTACCCAAATATGTGCCTACGATTATAAGGCAGATGACTGGAGATGGCGTTACAAAATAAGCAGAGACAAAGCCCTAGCGGGGATGAAGAAAATCCGGAAAGTTTTCTGCTTTTTTCCCGGTGGCTAA
- a CDS encoding TGS domain-containing protein — translation MKITLKDGSVKEYSEPKSVIDIAADISEGLARMACAGEVNGQVVDLRTVIDKDCELSILTANDPKGLAAYRHTCSHVLAEAVKRLYPEAKLAIGPSIDTGYYYDFEHDPFSREDLDKIEAEMKKIIKEGNKLEMFTLPRTEAIKLMEEKGEPYKVELIQDLPEDAVISFYSQGDFVDLCAGPIL, via the coding sequence ATGAAGATTACTTTAAAAGATGGCTCTGTTAAAGAGTACAGTGAACCAAAATCGGTGATAGACATAGCTGCAGATATTAGTGAGGGGCTGGCCAGAATGGCCTGTGCAGGCGAAGTGAATGGTCAGGTAGTTGATTTAAGAACTGTAATTGATAAGGATTGTGAGTTAAGTATTCTAACAGCAAATGATCCAAAAGGCCTTGCGGCTTACAGACATACCTGCTCACATGTTCTTGCTGAAGCAGTAAAGAGACTATATCCAGAAGCCAAGCTTGCCATTGGTCCTTCTATAGATACAGGATATTATTATGATTTTGAGCATGATCCGTTTTCCAGAGAAGACTTGGATAAAATCGAAGCAGAGATGAAGAAAATTATTAAAGAAGGCAACAAACTTGAAATGTTTACCCTTCCAAGAACAGAAGCAATCAAGCTCATGGAAGAAAAAGGAGAACCATACAAGGTTGAACTGATTCAAGATTTACCGGAAGATGCAGTGATTTCTTTCTATAGCCAGGGAGATTTTGTAGATTTATGTGCAGGCCCCATCTTATGA
- the thrS gene encoding threonine--tRNA ligase has translation MTTKPIKAFKLISSSGAYWRGSEKNKMLTRIYGTAFTKKEELNEYLVYLEDIKKRDHNKLGREMELFATVDVIGQGLPLLMPKGAKMIQTLQRWIEDEEEKRGYVRTKTPLMAKRDLYIISDHWAHYKEGMFVLGDDDDENAEVFALRPMTCPFQYYVYKQSQKSYRDLPLRYGETSTLFRNEDSGEMHGLTRVRQFTISEGHLIVRPDQIEEEFKGCVDLAKYCLTTLGLEKDVTYRMSKWDPNNKEKYLGTEETWNQVQDMMRQILNHIGIEFTEEEGEAAFYGPKLDIQAKNVYGKEDTMITIQLDMFLAERFDMSYVDKDGEKKRPYIIHRTSMGCYERTLAWLIEKYAGKFPTWLCPEQVRILPISEKYHDYAKIVKEELQKNGILVTIDERSEKIGYKIRETRLARVPYMLVVGQKEAEEGGVSVRSRFNGDEGQKPLQQFINEICEEIRTKEIKTINVEEE, from the coding sequence ATGACGACAAAACCTATCAAAGCCTTTAAACTTATATCTTCTTCAGGAGCTTACTGGAGAGGCAGCGAAAAGAACAAGATGCTTACAAGAATTTATGGTACTGCATTTACGAAAAAAGAAGAATTAAATGAATATTTAGTTTATCTTGAAGATATAAAAAAGCGTGATCACAATAAGCTGGGCCGTGAAATGGAACTGTTTGCAACTGTTGACGTCATTGGACAGGGACTTCCTTTATTAATGCCAAAAGGCGCCAAGATGATTCAGACCTTACAGAGATGGATAGAGGATGAAGAAGAAAAAAGGGGGTATGTGAGAACAAAGACTCCTTTAATGGCCAAGAGAGATTTATATATTATTTCCGACCATTGGGCACATTATAAGGAAGGCATGTTTGTTCTTGGTGATGATGATGATGAAAATGCAGAAGTTTTTGCTCTTCGTCCTATGACATGTCCATTCCAGTATTATGTATATAAACAGAGTCAGAAATCATATAGAGATTTACCTCTTCGTTATGGTGAAACTTCAACCTTATTTAGAAATGAAGATTCAGGAGAAATGCATGGTCTGACTCGTGTTCGTCAGTTTACTATATCTGAGGGACACTTAATTGTAAGACCTGACCAGATTGAAGAGGAATTCAAAGGATGCGTGGATCTGGCTAAATATTGTCTGACTACATTGGGACTGGAAAAGGATGTAACTTATCGTATGTCCAAATGGGATCCGAATAATAAAGAGAAGTATCTTGGAACTGAGGAAACGTGGAATCAGGTACAGGACATGATGAGACAAATATTAAATCATATAGGCATTGAATTTACTGAAGAAGAAGGGGAAGCTGCTTTCTATGGACCTAAGCTGGATATTCAGGCAAAGAATGTTTATGGTAAGGAAGATACAATGATTACAATCCAGCTGGATATGTTCCTTGCAGAACGATTTGATATGTCCTATGTGGATAAGGACGGAGAAAAGAAGAGACCTTATATCATTCACAGAACTTCCATGGGTTGTTATGAACGAACTCTTGCCTGGTTAATTGAGAAATATGCTGGTAAGTTCCCAACCTGGCTTTGCCCTGAACAGGTTCGTATTCTTCCTATTTCTGAAAAGTACCATGACTATGCAAAGATAGTTAAAGAGGAACTTCAGAAAAATGGTATACTTGTAACCATTGATGAACGAAGTGAAAAGATTGGTTATAAAATTCGTGAAACCAGACTTGCAAGAGTTCCTTATATGCTTGTTGTAGGTCAGAAAGAAGCAGAAGAAGGGGGTGTATCTGTAAGAAGTCGTTTCAATGGAGATGAAGGACAGAAGCCACTTCAGCAGTTTATCAATGAAATCTGTGAAGAAATTAGAACCAAAGAAATAAAGACTATCAATGTAGAAGAAGAATAA
- a CDS encoding putative signal transducing protein, whose product MFGKKEKKEWRSGVYLCTAKDSFEADLLESKLRSENIPCEKKYQGASNFLEIAMGASSAFPIDIYVPEETIEDAKNIIIAVPLEECDIEDIDFK is encoded by the coding sequence ATGTTTGGAAAAAAAGAGAAAAAAGAATGGCGCAGCGGAGTTTATCTATGTACAGCAAAAGACAGTTTTGAGGCAGACCTGTTAGAATCAAAGCTTCGCAGTGAAAATATTCCCTGTGAGAAAAAATATCAGGGAGCCAGTAATTTCCTGGAAATCGCCATGGGAGCCAGCAGCGCTTTCCCTATAGATATATATGTACCGGAAGAAACCATTGAAGACGCAAAGAATATAATTATTGCTGTACCTTTAGAAGAATGTGATATAGAAGATATTGATTTTAAGTAA
- a CDS encoding YjfB family protein: MDGILSSYTGLQAQQLQQNVSMSVLNMAMDSQSQAAQQMIADMPPAPAAQGVPVAKGELGFNIDVYA; this comes from the coding sequence ATGGATGGAATTTTATCTTCGTATACGGGTTTGCAGGCACAGCAGCTGCAGCAAAATGTATCCATGTCTGTTCTTAACATGGCCATGGATTCTCAGAGTCAGGCTGCGCAACAAATGATTGCAGATATGCCACCGGCCCCAGCTGCTCAGGGCGTACCAGTTGCTAAAGGAGAACTTGGCTTCAATATAGACGTTTATGCATAG
- the pdxR gene encoding MocR-like pyridoxine biosynthesis transcription factor PdxR gives MKAIIPEFDENSTRPLYLQLYDYIKKQILSNEMNPNEKLPSLRSLAERLNLSITTVNLAYSQLNVEGYIYSKPQSGYYVCNILHRGEKSAIDSKTELYDKSGMEYSLFPVDVEKTDESSVFQYDLSCFDFNKWKKCMNKVLTEYPHLLMFESDPQGELALRYEISKYIYRSRGVVCNPEQIVIGAGTQQITSHLCLILSKLGINHVAVEEPGYLPVKNMFRDRGFVITPVDVDKDGIKIHRLPANIKSAVYVSPSNQFPTGAVMPIAKRYQLLEWANHNNSIIIEDDYDSELRYFGKPIPALQGLDNDQRVVYLGSFSSTLFSSIKISYMVLPEKMADIFKEIGHGYTQTCSKTEQLTLALFMEQGLYQTNIKKLRHLYSRKLQKVIGAIHKYGNGIIKPTNTSSGINMIINVNSKKSAGKLCSEAKALGVSATPVSIYADDPTGHQLTMLVFYYNQIPINQIENTIQSLIKIWTTVK, from the coding sequence ATGAAAGCAATTATTCCTGAATTTGATGAGAATTCAACGAGACCGCTTTATTTACAGCTGTATGATTATATAAAAAAACAGATATTGTCAAATGAAATGAACCCAAATGAAAAACTACCTTCACTCCGGAGTCTGGCAGAAAGGTTGAATCTCAGTATTACTACTGTTAACCTTGCTTACAGCCAGCTTAATGTGGAGGGTTACATATATAGTAAACCCCAGTCCGGGTACTATGTGTGTAACATCCTGCATAGGGGGGAAAAGTCTGCAATTGATAGTAAGACAGAATTGTACGACAAAAGTGGCATGGAATATTCTTTATTTCCAGTAGATGTGGAAAAGACAGATGAATCTTCGGTTTTCCAGTATGATCTTTCATGCTTTGATTTTAATAAATGGAAAAAATGTATGAATAAAGTTTTGACGGAGTATCCTCATCTGCTTATGTTTGAAAGTGATCCTCAGGGAGAACTGGCTTTAAGATATGAAATTTCTAAATATATTTACCGCTCAAGAGGAGTTGTATGCAATCCGGAACAGATTGTAATAGGTGCAGGAACCCAGCAGATAACAAGCCATTTATGCCTGATACTGTCTAAACTTGGCATTAACCATGTGGCGGTTGAAGAGCCGGGATATTTACCGGTTAAAAACATGTTCAGAGACAGAGGCTTTGTTATAACACCAGTTGATGTGGACAAAGATGGTATTAAAATTCACAGGCTGCCGGCAAACATAAAGTCAGCTGTATATGTAAGTCCTTCCAATCAATTCCCTACGGGTGCAGTAATGCCTATTGCAAAAAGATATCAGCTGCTGGAATGGGCAAATCACAACAACAGTATTATCATTGAAGATGATTACGATAGTGAGCTCAGGTATTTCGGGAAACCCATACCTGCACTACAGGGCCTTGACAATGATCAGAGAGTAGTTTATCTGGGGTCCTTTTCATCTACTTTATTTTCTTCCATAAAAATCAGTTATATGGTATTGCCAGAGAAAATGGCTGATATATTTAAAGAAATAGGGCACGGATATACGCAGACCTGCTCTAAAACAGAACAACTTACCCTGGCTTTATTTATGGAACAGGGATTATATCAGACCAATATAAAGAAGTTGAGACATTTGTATTCGCGGAAACTACAGAAAGTCATAGGAGCTATCCATAAATACGGGAACGGAATAATAAAACCTACAAATACTTCGTCTGGAATTAATATGATTATCAATGTAAACAGTAAGAAAAGTGCTGGGAAACTTTGCAGCGAGGCCAAAGCATTAGGGGTGTCGGCTACACCAGTTTCCATATATGCGGATGATCCCACCGGGCATCAGTTAACCATGCTGGTTTTTTATTACAATCAGATTCCTATTAATCAGATTGAAAATACCATCCAATCATTGATAAAAATATGGACCACAGTTAAGTAA
- a CDS encoding BaiN/RdsA family NAD(P)/FAD-dependent oxidoreductase, producing the protein MADKNIYDVIIVGGGASGLFCAASYGRPVKGLILEQSDSGGKKLLMSGSGQCNITHSGDIKEFIKYYGENGKKIRSILYRFNNKSVVDFFESRGVPLLEREDGKVFPKSLDAKDILNILKASGSQNGFQINYKQKVCKIEISDGKYVVICEDLKDKKQVKYTALKLVIAAGGCSYPSTGSDGSIFPVLEELGIQIIKLKPALAPVYVQEYPYTQLSGISFSPASVKVNRRENQDALLLTHTGFSGPAVINISRYVHTGDQLVINYFPGKSFEEIFSEIKQNVPKSSKQTVNFLIEYLGTAISKRFIEKVCERAGIESSRKVSSLTGGQIKSLAELLTRDTFSVSGTGGFNGAMVTAGGVALTEVDLKTMECRKYPGLFFVGEVLDVDGDTGGYNLQFAWSSGYLAANVSY; encoded by the coding sequence TTGGCAGACAAGAATATTTATGATGTAATAATAGTAGGAGGAGGGGCCTCTGGGCTTTTTTGTGCTGCCTCCTATGGAAGGCCTGTAAAGGGACTGATTCTGGAACAATCAGATTCCGGAGGTAAAAAACTGCTTATGTCTGGCAGTGGACAGTGTAACATCACTCATAGTGGTGATATAAAAGAATTTATTAAATATTATGGAGAAAACGGAAAGAAAATCCGCAGTATTTTATATCGATTCAATAATAAATCTGTTGTTGATTTTTTTGAATCAAGGGGCGTGCCTCTTCTGGAAAGAGAGGATGGAAAAGTTTTCCCAAAATCATTAGATGCAAAGGACATTTTAAATATACTCAAAGCCTCCGGTAGCCAAAATGGATTTCAGATTAATTATAAACAGAAGGTCTGCAAAATAGAGATTTCTGATGGGAAATATGTGGTTATATGCGAAGATTTAAAGGATAAGAAACAGGTGAAATATACTGCATTAAAATTAGTAATAGCTGCAGGTGGGTGTTCGTATCCCTCCACAGGCTCAGATGGCAGCATTTTTCCTGTTCTGGAGGAATTAGGTATCCAAATTATCAAATTAAAACCTGCTCTGGCTCCAGTTTATGTACAGGAGTATCCCTATACTCAGCTATCCGGAATATCTTTCTCTCCTGCATCTGTAAAGGTAAACCGGAGAGAGAATCAGGATGCACTGTTACTTACTCACACTGGTTTTTCAGGGCCTGCAGTAATAAATATTTCCCGGTATGTACACACAGGTGATCAATTGGTCATAAATTATTTCCCGGGAAAAAGCTTTGAGGAAATATTTTCCGAAATTAAGCAAAATGTTCCAAAAAGTAGTAAACAGACAGTCAATTTTCTGATAGAATATTTAGGTACAGCAATTTCAAAACGGTTTATTGAAAAGGTTTGCGAACGTGCTGGAATTGAAAGCAGCCGAAAAGTATCCAGTCTAACAGGCGGCCAGATTAAAAGTCTGGCGGAGCTATTGACAAGGGATACCTTTTCTGTCAGTGGAACAGGCGGTTTTAATGGGGCTATGGTAACGGCAGGTGGAGTTGCTTTAACAGAAGTAGACTTGAAAACCATGGAATGCAGGAAATATCCGGGGCTTTTCTTTGTGGGAGAAGTACTGGACGTGGATGGAGATACAGGTGGATATAATTTACAGTTCGCATGGTCCAGCGGATATTTAGCAGCTAATGTAAGTTATTAA
- the pepT gene encoding peptidase T, whose product MKPILKRFIDYVKIDTESAEDAGVVPSTKGQFDLANKLAEELKSLGAANIKVDEHACVTAKVPGNLEDGKKVPSIGFIAHLDTAPDCSGKNVKPQIFENYDGGEIIINKEKNIVLTPGMNPELLDYVGNTIVTSDGTTLLGADNKAGIAIIMDSLEQIKNHPEIKHGDICVAFTPDEEVQGGAELFDIEGFGADFAFTIDGDGVGEFNYETFNAADAHIECKGVCIHPGTAKDKLINPIVLANEFLSALPRNEAPETTEGREGFYYVYEISGDTDVAKIDLLLRDFERDSMERRMTFLKEVVSRINEKWGKEYVSIDIKTQYYNMNDFLKDQEHIINTALEAYRQCNLEPKIVAVRGGTDGSTLSRRGLPTPNLFVGGHNYHSVSEFASIEAMEKAREVVIKILELYASKA is encoded by the coding sequence ATGAAACCTATTTTAAAAAGATTTATTGATTATGTAAAGATTGATACCGAATCTGCAGAAGATGCAGGTGTTGTACCAAGTACCAAAGGGCAGTTTGACCTGGCTAATAAATTAGCGGAAGAGTTGAAAAGCCTGGGTGCAGCTAATATAAAAGTTGACGAACATGCCTGTGTGACTGCAAAGGTACCAGGTAATCTGGAAGATGGGAAAAAAGTACCAAGTATCGGATTTATTGCCCATTTAGATACGGCTCCAGATTGTTCAGGTAAAAATGTTAAGCCACAGATTTTCGAAAATTATGATGGCGGTGAAATCATTATTAATAAAGAAAAAAATATAGTTTTAACCCCTGGCATGAATCCTGAACTTTTAGACTATGTTGGAAACACTATTGTAACTTCTGACGGAACTACTCTTTTAGGGGCAGATAACAAAGCAGGGATCGCCATTATTATGGATTCCCTTGAGCAGATTAAAAATCATCCGGAAATAAAACACGGGGATATTTGTGTGGCATTTACCCCAGACGAAGAAGTGCAGGGCGGTGCCGAATTATTTGATATTGAAGGGTTTGGGGCTGATTTTGCTTTTACAATCGATGGAGATGGTGTTGGCGAATTTAATTACGAGACTTTTAATGCCGCTGATGCACATATTGAGTGTAAGGGGGTGTGTATACATCCAGGCACGGCTAAAGACAAACTGATAAATCCAATTGTTCTTGCCAATGAATTTTTATCTGCATTACCAAGAAATGAAGCACCTGAAACAACGGAAGGAAGAGAAGGCTTTTATTATGTATATGAGATTTCTGGAGACACAGATGTTGCCAAGATTGATCTTCTGTTAAGAGATTTTGAAAGAGACAGCATGGAAAGAAGGATGACATTCCTTAAGGAAGTTGTTTCCAGGATCAATGAAAAATGGGGAAAAGAATATGTTTCTATTGATATAAAGACACAGTATTACAACATGAATGATTTCCTGAAAGATCAGGAACATATTATTAATACTGCATTAGAAGCATACAGACAGTGTAATCTTGAGCCTAAAATTGTTGCTGTCAGAGGAGGTACAGATGGCTCCACTTTATCAAGAAGAGGACTTCCTACTCCGAACTTATTTGTAGGGGGACACAATTATCACAGTGTGTCAGAATTTGCTTCCATAGAAGCTATGGAAAAAGCCAGAGAAGTTGTCATTAAAATATTAGAACTATATGCGTCAAAAGCTTAG
- a CDS encoding aminotransferase class I/II-fold pyridoxal phosphate-dependent enzyme: protein MNNQNGITSFLLQHRESKPVSFHMPGHKGADIYRRFGYDQFLENMMDCDVTEIHGADNLFQAESIIKCAMEKYRELYEVRKSYLLVNGTSCGLIAAIMSSVKSEGRLIMARNCHKSIFNALTLGNISPIYAYPELIEEFGISGEILPEEIERLIKENPDAEAVIIPSPNYYGICSDIKSIGKIVHDAGKILIVDQAHGAHLKFFSRFLCDEKDTDNQWYSLPESAEECGADIVVNSIHKTLASFTQSAVMNVVTDKIDLNVLEDKLQLVESTSPSYLLMSSLDINADLLNSRGKDLIREWWSNVTSFYKEAKNINGLKIINTGINMDWTKINLDMSQCGIAGHKLEQLLMDKNIFTELVTGNIVMCMTGIGNVKQDFDRLLCALREISSQNNERQKKETSGADDHLAELAKAIPKQESLHALPKNKQCVSLEVSVGRICASSIIPYPPGIPLICPGEIITEEAVHYIEALRDSGEKVMGINEENQVVVGM from the coding sequence ATGAATAATCAAAATGGAATAACAAGCTTTTTACTTCAGCACAGAGAAAGTAAACCTGTTTCTTTTCATATGCCGGGACATAAAGGGGCAGATATTTATAGAAGATTTGGGTATGATCAGTTCCTTGAGAACATGATGGACTGTGACGTCACAGAAATCCACGGAGCAGATAACTTATTTCAGGCGGAAAGTATTATAAAGTGTGCTATGGAAAAGTACAGAGAGCTTTATGAAGTCAGGAAATCTTATTTACTTGTAAATGGCACCAGCTGTGGGCTGATAGCAGCGATTATGTCTTCTGTAAAATCAGAAGGCAGGCTGATTATGGCCAGAAACTGCCATAAATCTATTTTTAATGCGCTCACCCTGGGAAATATTTCACCAATATATGCATATCCGGAATTAATTGAAGAATTCGGAATCAGCGGGGAAATATTACCAGAAGAGATTGAACGGTTAATAAAAGAAAATCCTGATGCTGAAGCAGTAATTATTCCAAGCCCTAATTATTACGGCATCTGCAGTGACATAAAAAGTATCGGAAAAATCGTACATGATGCAGGAAAAATACTGATTGTGGATCAGGCCCATGGTGCACATTTGAAGTTTTTCAGCAGATTTTTATGTGATGAAAAGGATACGGATAACCAGTGGTATTCACTGCCAGAGTCGGCCGAAGAATGCGGGGCAGATATTGTAGTTAACAGCATTCATAAGACCTTAGCCTCTTTTACCCAGAGTGCAGTAATGAATGTGGTTACAGATAAAATTGATTTAAACGTACTGGAGGATAAGCTTCAATTAGTGGAAAGTACAAGTCCCTCTTACTTACTCATGAGTTCCCTGGATATAAATGCTGATTTACTAAATTCAAGAGGGAAAGATTTAATCCGTGAATGGTGGAGTAATGTGACTTCATTTTACAAAGAAGCTAAAAACATCAATGGTTTAAAGATTATCAATACAGGCATTAATATGGATTGGACAAAAATTAATCTGGATATGAGCCAGTGTGGCATAGCAGGCCATAAACTGGAGCAGCTTCTGATGGACAAAAATATCTTTACGGAGCTGGTAACCGGGAACATTGTTATGTGCATGACGGGTATTGGCAATGTAAAGCAGGATTTTGACAGGCTGCTGTGTGCTCTGAGAGAAATCAGCAGTCAAAATAATGAGAGGCAGAAAAAAGAAACCTCTGGCGCAGATGACCATCTGGCAGAACTGGCAAAGGCTATACCTAAACAGGAAAGCCTTCATGCTCTGCCTAAGAACAAACAGTGTGTCAGTCTGGAGGTTTCTGTGGGTCGCATTTGTGCCAGTTCTATTATTCCATATCCCCCAGGGATTCCTCTGATCTGCCCAGGTGAAATAATTACTGAAGAAGCAGTACACTACATAGAAGCACTCAGGGATTCTGGAGAAAAAGTCATGGGAATTAATGAAGAAAATCAAGTAGTTGTGGGGATGTAA